From the candidate division Zixibacteria bacterium HGW-Zixibacteria-1 genome, one window contains:
- a CDS encoding thiamine diphosphokinase, with protein MKILMKYPSRHILFLNSHYPSRENSFYLRLIKGGYKIAVDGGIRFFRKHKLTPDLLIGDFDSAPMMSSKYLSRFEVIRHPSQKDKTDSQLALELSLERGAEFIDICGGIAIDEIDHTLGNIFLLELVNKFNRRNSRNVLARLISPGITVYLLHDNSTVLHAHKGDYLSVIPLSDGSELEFSGLKYPAPRKRLQTGDSLTLRNQFKSSRCNIRITGKAIVAVISK; from the coding sequence TTGAAAATTTTGATGAAATACCCCTCGCGTCATATTTTGTTCCTCAACTCGCACTACCCGAGCCGGGAAAACAGTTTCTATTTGAGACTCATTAAGGGCGGATATAAAATTGCTGTCGATGGCGGCATTAGATTTTTTCGGAAACATAAACTGACTCCGGATCTCCTGATCGGCGATTTTGATTCCGCTCCGATGATGTCTTCAAAATATCTGTCAAGATTCGAAGTAATTCGGCATCCGTCGCAAAAAGACAAGACCGACAGCCAGCTGGCGCTTGAACTTTCTCTTGAACGAGGCGCTGAATTCATCGACATATGCGGCGGGATCGCTATTGACGAAATAGACCATACTTTGGGCAACATATTTCTGCTTGAACTCGTGAACAAATTCAACCGAAGGAATAGTCGGAATGTTTTGGCCCGTTTAATCAGCCCGGGCATTACAGTCTATTTATTGCATGACAATTCCACAGTTTTGCACGCTCATAAGGGTGATTATTTGTCTGTGATACCGTTATCCGATGGTTCCGAGCTCGAATTTAGCGGCTTGAAGTATCCCGCCCCCAGAAAACGACTGCAAACCGGGGACTCCCTGACTCTCCGCAATCAATTTAAAAGCAGTCGCTGTAATATCAGGATCACAGGCAAAGCCATCGTGGCAGTCATCTCAAAGTGA